Proteins from one Acropora muricata isolate sample 2 chromosome 9, ASM3666990v1, whole genome shotgun sequence genomic window:
- the LOC136928618 gene encoding inter-alpha-trypsin inhibitor heavy chain H4-like isoform X1 yields MASSSKGPITSLFYEENTSIGPSTITSWVKMRPFLYIFVLYNFAVLARTKELTASSDIRSNRARRSAQHDDLAPLSLQIASKISSRFANTLVTSVMANNSSRSREAIFLVYLPETAFISNFSMVVDGKVYVGKVKEKNAAREEYLKAKNNDLNTGLVSQAGTETIRGMETFVVSFNVAPHSTTEFRLNYQQLLERRKGYYEKVISVRPKRIIPLFKVKIDVEEPQAFSFVNATKIRSDPSDAVEMGNPLAVVQRTSSKSVHIEYSPSVEEQKKLGVNGVFGDFIVRYDLNHGRDAGILQVLDSYFVQYFSPSGLNPLSKNVVLVIDVSGSMSGTKITQTRQAMHAILDRLRSDDSFNIVLFNGGINQWKSEAALASPTNILEAKGFVESRVQAKGSTNINDALLRAINLLKLSSKVPLILFLTDGQPSAGERNPSVIRRNILTANKIDASIFSLGFGFDLNFDFLRALSSENRGKARRIYPDKDAASQLEGFFDEISSPLLDKIEFHYPKELVDETSTTAVSFDRYYQGSELVVCGKLNNSNDLSRLLTVDIRGHAGNKPVTYSLSRTLNDLTVPPNQVVIDDFIERLCAYKKIKELLVQLLVSNNNREKIHLRSRALQLSLEYNFVTPLTSLIVVQSQEHDIEQKDVLFSRGSAMVYSGSGSAAPGPNSFVHTSSAFSCNRIFLFVTSFFLAQFLLY; encoded by the exons ATGGCGTCATCATCCAAAGGTCCTATTACCTCTCtattttatgaagaaaataCTAG TATTGGACCAAGTACGATAACTTCTTGGGTGAAAATGAGGCCCTTTCTCTACATCTTTGTCCTTTACAACTTCGCCGTTTTGGCAAGAACGAAAGAACTCACCGCTTCCTCAGACATTCGCTCAAATCGAGCTCGCAGGAGTGCCCAACACGATGATCTTGCACCGCTGAGTTTGCagatagcttcaaaaatatcTTCACGGTTTGCTAACACGCTGGTTACAAGTGTTATGGCAAACAACTCCTCACGCAGCCGTGAAGCAATTTTTCTTGTGTACCTGCCAGAGACGGCCTTTATTTCGAACTTTTCAATGGTAGTCGATGGAAAAGTCTACGTTGGTAAGGTGAAAGAGAAAAATGCTGCAAGGGAAGAGTACTTGAAGGCAAAGAACAACGATTTGAACACTGGCTTGGTCAGTCAAGCAGGCACAGAAACTATTCGCGGTATGGAGACATTTGTAGTCTCGTTCAATGTTGCTCCTCATAGCACCACCGAATTTCGCTTGAATTATCAACAACTTTTGGAAAGAAGGAAAGGATATTACGAAAAAGTGATAAGTGTAAGACCTAAAAGGATAATTCCTCTCTTCAAGGTTAAAATCGATGTCGAAGAACCTCAAGCGTTTAGCTTTGTCAACGCCACGAAAATTCGCAGCGATCCGAGTGACGCGGTTGAGATGGGTAATCCTCTGGCTGTGGTGCAACGAACTTCATCGAAGTCTGTTCACATCGAATACTCTCCAAGCGTGGAAGAGCAGAAAAAGCTGGGTGTCAATGGAGTATTTGGGGATTTTATTGTCAG ATACGATTTAAACCACGGACGCGACGCGGGTATTCTTCAAGTCCTTGACTCATATTTCGTGCAGTATTTTTCTCCGAGTGGCTTAAATCCACTGTCCAAGAATGTTGTGCTTGTGATTGATGTAAGCGGCTCAATGAGTGGTACAAAGATAACGCAAACTCGCCAGGCCATGCACGCAATATTGGACCGGCTACGGAGCGATGACTCTTTTAATATTGTACTTTTCAACGGGGGTATTAATCAGTGGAAATCTGAAGCCGCTTTGGCTTCTCCTACTAACATATTGGAAGCCAAAGGCTTTGTTGAAAGTCGTGTACAGGCAAAAGGAAGCACCAACATAAATGACGCGTTATTGAGAGCTATTAATCTGCTAAAGTTGAGCAGCAAGGTACCCTTGATTTTGTTCCTTACAGATGGACAGCCAAGCGCTGGAGAGAGAAATCCTTCAGTTATTCGCAGAAATATCTTAACTGCTAATAAGATTGACGCTTCCATCTTTTCCCTTGGCTTCGGCTTCGATTTGAATTTTGATTTCCTAAGGGCGTTATCTtcagaaaacagaggaaaagCTCGAAGGATTTATCCCGATAAAGATGCCGCTAGTCAGCTAGAGGGATTTTTTGACGAGATCAGTTCACCCTTGCTAGATAAAATCGAATTTCACTATCCCAAAGAACTGGTTGATGAAACCTCGACCACAGCTGTATCATTTGACAGGTACTATCAAGGATCAGAGCTAGTCGTGTGTGGAAAGCTGAACAACTCCAACGACCTCTCAAGGTTATTGACCGTGGACATACGGGGTCACGCTGGTAACAAACCTGTCACGTACTCTTTGTCACGCACACTAAACGATCTAACCGTTCCTCCAAATCAAGTGGTTATTGACGATTTCATTGAGCGACTGTGTGCGTATAAGAAAATCAAAGAGCTGCTTGTCCAATTGTTGGTATCAAATAATAACAGGGAAAAAATTCATCTGAGATCCCGAGCGCTTCAGCTTTCACTGGAGTATAATTTCGTTACACCTCTCACTTCCTTGATAGTTGTTCAATCACAGGAACACGATATCGAACAAAAAGACGTACTTTTCTCGAGAGGGTCAGCGATGGTCTACTCTGGTAGCGGATCAGCAGCACCAGGACCAAACAGTTTTGTGCATACGAGTTCAGCATTTTCCTGTAACCGTATATTCCTCTTTGTCACCTCGTTTTTCCTTGCTCAATTTTTGTTGTACTAG
- the LOC136928618 gene encoding inter-alpha-trypsin inhibitor heavy chain H4-like isoform X3, with protein sequence MRPFLYIFVLYNFAVLARTKELTASSDIRSNRARRSAQHDDLAPLSLQIASKISSRFANTLVTSVMANNSSRSREAIFLVYLPETAFISNFSMVVDGKVYVGKVKEKNAAREEYLKAKNNDLNTGLVSQAGTETIRGMETFVVSFNVAPHSTTEFRLNYQQLLERRKGYYEKVISVRPKRIIPLFKVKIDVEEPQAFSFVNATKIRSDPSDAVEMGNPLAVVQRTSSKSVHIEYSPSVEEQKKLGVNGVFGDFIVRYDLNHGRDAGILQVLDSYFVQYFSPSGLNPLSKNVVLVIDVSGSMSGTKITQTRQAMHAILDRLRSDDSFNIVLFNGGINQWKSEAALASPTNILEAKGFVESRVQAKGSTNINDALLRAINLLKLSSKVPLILFLTDGQPSAGERNPSVIRRNILTANKIDASIFSLGFGFDLNFDFLRALSSENRGKARRIYPDKDAASQLEGFFDEISSPLLDKIEFHYPKELVDETSTTAVSFDRYYQGSELVVCGKLNNSNDLSRLLTVDIRGHAGNKPVTYSLSRTLNDLTVPPNQVVIDDFIERLCAYKKIKELLVQLLVSNNNREKIHLRSRALQLSLEYNFVTPLTSLIVVQSQEHDIEQKDVLFSRGSAMVYSGSGSAAPGPNSFVHTSSAFSCNRIFLFVTSFFLAQFLLY encoded by the exons ATGAGGCCCTTTCTCTACATCTTTGTCCTTTACAACTTCGCCGTTTTGGCAAGAACGAAAGAACTCACCGCTTCCTCAGACATTCGCTCAAATCGAGCTCGCAGGAGTGCCCAACACGATGATCTTGCACCGCTGAGTTTGCagatagcttcaaaaatatcTTCACGGTTTGCTAACACGCTGGTTACAAGTGTTATGGCAAACAACTCCTCACGCAGCCGTGAAGCAATTTTTCTTGTGTACCTGCCAGAGACGGCCTTTATTTCGAACTTTTCAATGGTAGTCGATGGAAAAGTCTACGTTGGTAAGGTGAAAGAGAAAAATGCTGCAAGGGAAGAGTACTTGAAGGCAAAGAACAACGATTTGAACACTGGCTTGGTCAGTCAAGCAGGCACAGAAACTATTCGCGGTATGGAGACATTTGTAGTCTCGTTCAATGTTGCTCCTCATAGCACCACCGAATTTCGCTTGAATTATCAACAACTTTTGGAAAGAAGGAAAGGATATTACGAAAAAGTGATAAGTGTAAGACCTAAAAGGATAATTCCTCTCTTCAAGGTTAAAATCGATGTCGAAGAACCTCAAGCGTTTAGCTTTGTCAACGCCACGAAAATTCGCAGCGATCCGAGTGACGCGGTTGAGATGGGTAATCCTCTGGCTGTGGTGCAACGAACTTCATCGAAGTCTGTTCACATCGAATACTCTCCAAGCGTGGAAGAGCAGAAAAAGCTGGGTGTCAATGGAGTATTTGGGGATTTTATTGTCAG ATACGATTTAAACCACGGACGCGACGCGGGTATTCTTCAAGTCCTTGACTCATATTTCGTGCAGTATTTTTCTCCGAGTGGCTTAAATCCACTGTCCAAGAATGTTGTGCTTGTGATTGATGTAAGCGGCTCAATGAGTGGTACAAAGATAACGCAAACTCGCCAGGCCATGCACGCAATATTGGACCGGCTACGGAGCGATGACTCTTTTAATATTGTACTTTTCAACGGGGGTATTAATCAGTGGAAATCTGAAGCCGCTTTGGCTTCTCCTACTAACATATTGGAAGCCAAAGGCTTTGTTGAAAGTCGTGTACAGGCAAAAGGAAGCACCAACATAAATGACGCGTTATTGAGAGCTATTAATCTGCTAAAGTTGAGCAGCAAGGTACCCTTGATTTTGTTCCTTACAGATGGACAGCCAAGCGCTGGAGAGAGAAATCCTTCAGTTATTCGCAGAAATATCTTAACTGCTAATAAGATTGACGCTTCCATCTTTTCCCTTGGCTTCGGCTTCGATTTGAATTTTGATTTCCTAAGGGCGTTATCTtcagaaaacagaggaaaagCTCGAAGGATTTATCCCGATAAAGATGCCGCTAGTCAGCTAGAGGGATTTTTTGACGAGATCAGTTCACCCTTGCTAGATAAAATCGAATTTCACTATCCCAAAGAACTGGTTGATGAAACCTCGACCACAGCTGTATCATTTGACAGGTACTATCAAGGATCAGAGCTAGTCGTGTGTGGAAAGCTGAACAACTCCAACGACCTCTCAAGGTTATTGACCGTGGACATACGGGGTCACGCTGGTAACAAACCTGTCACGTACTCTTTGTCACGCACACTAAACGATCTAACCGTTCCTCCAAATCAAGTGGTTATTGACGATTTCATTGAGCGACTGTGTGCGTATAAGAAAATCAAAGAGCTGCTTGTCCAATTGTTGGTATCAAATAATAACAGGGAAAAAATTCATCTGAGATCCCGAGCGCTTCAGCTTTCACTGGAGTATAATTTCGTTACACCTCTCACTTCCTTGATAGTTGTTCAATCACAGGAACACGATATCGAACAAAAAGACGTACTTTTCTCGAGAGGGTCAGCGATGGTCTACTCTGGTAGCGGATCAGCAGCACCAGGACCAAACAGTTTTGTGCATACGAGTTCAGCATTTTCCTGTAACCGTATATTCCTCTTTGTCACCTCGTTTTTCCTTGCTCAATTTTTGTTGTACTAG
- the LOC136928618 gene encoding inter-alpha-trypsin inhibitor heavy chain H4-like isoform X2, with amino-acid sequence METAYQIIGPSTITSWVKMRPFLYIFVLYNFAVLARTKELTASSDIRSNRARRSAQHDDLAPLSLQIASKISSRFANTLVTSVMANNSSRSREAIFLVYLPETAFISNFSMVVDGKVYVGKVKEKNAAREEYLKAKNNDLNTGLVSQAGTETIRGMETFVVSFNVAPHSTTEFRLNYQQLLERRKGYYEKVISVRPKRIIPLFKVKIDVEEPQAFSFVNATKIRSDPSDAVEMGNPLAVVQRTSSKSVHIEYSPSVEEQKKLGVNGVFGDFIVRYDLNHGRDAGILQVLDSYFVQYFSPSGLNPLSKNVVLVIDVSGSMSGTKITQTRQAMHAILDRLRSDDSFNIVLFNGGINQWKSEAALASPTNILEAKGFVESRVQAKGSTNINDALLRAINLLKLSSKVPLILFLTDGQPSAGERNPSVIRRNILTANKIDASIFSLGFGFDLNFDFLRALSSENRGKARRIYPDKDAASQLEGFFDEISSPLLDKIEFHYPKELVDETSTTAVSFDRYYQGSELVVCGKLNNSNDLSRLLTVDIRGHAGNKPVTYSLSRTLNDLTVPPNQVVIDDFIERLCAYKKIKELLVQLLVSNNNREKIHLRSRALQLSLEYNFVTPLTSLIVVQSQEHDIEQKDVLFSRGSAMVYSGSGSAAPGPNSFVHTSSAFSCNRIFLFVTSFFLAQFLLY; translated from the exons ATGGAAACAGCATATCAAAT TATTGGACCAAGTACGATAACTTCTTGGGTGAAAATGAGGCCCTTTCTCTACATCTTTGTCCTTTACAACTTCGCCGTTTTGGCAAGAACGAAAGAACTCACCGCTTCCTCAGACATTCGCTCAAATCGAGCTCGCAGGAGTGCCCAACACGATGATCTTGCACCGCTGAGTTTGCagatagcttcaaaaatatcTTCACGGTTTGCTAACACGCTGGTTACAAGTGTTATGGCAAACAACTCCTCACGCAGCCGTGAAGCAATTTTTCTTGTGTACCTGCCAGAGACGGCCTTTATTTCGAACTTTTCAATGGTAGTCGATGGAAAAGTCTACGTTGGTAAGGTGAAAGAGAAAAATGCTGCAAGGGAAGAGTACTTGAAGGCAAAGAACAACGATTTGAACACTGGCTTGGTCAGTCAAGCAGGCACAGAAACTATTCGCGGTATGGAGACATTTGTAGTCTCGTTCAATGTTGCTCCTCATAGCACCACCGAATTTCGCTTGAATTATCAACAACTTTTGGAAAGAAGGAAAGGATATTACGAAAAAGTGATAAGTGTAAGACCTAAAAGGATAATTCCTCTCTTCAAGGTTAAAATCGATGTCGAAGAACCTCAAGCGTTTAGCTTTGTCAACGCCACGAAAATTCGCAGCGATCCGAGTGACGCGGTTGAGATGGGTAATCCTCTGGCTGTGGTGCAACGAACTTCATCGAAGTCTGTTCACATCGAATACTCTCCAAGCGTGGAAGAGCAGAAAAAGCTGGGTGTCAATGGAGTATTTGGGGATTTTATTGTCAG ATACGATTTAAACCACGGACGCGACGCGGGTATTCTTCAAGTCCTTGACTCATATTTCGTGCAGTATTTTTCTCCGAGTGGCTTAAATCCACTGTCCAAGAATGTTGTGCTTGTGATTGATGTAAGCGGCTCAATGAGTGGTACAAAGATAACGCAAACTCGCCAGGCCATGCACGCAATATTGGACCGGCTACGGAGCGATGACTCTTTTAATATTGTACTTTTCAACGGGGGTATTAATCAGTGGAAATCTGAAGCCGCTTTGGCTTCTCCTACTAACATATTGGAAGCCAAAGGCTTTGTTGAAAGTCGTGTACAGGCAAAAGGAAGCACCAACATAAATGACGCGTTATTGAGAGCTATTAATCTGCTAAAGTTGAGCAGCAAGGTACCCTTGATTTTGTTCCTTACAGATGGACAGCCAAGCGCTGGAGAGAGAAATCCTTCAGTTATTCGCAGAAATATCTTAACTGCTAATAAGATTGACGCTTCCATCTTTTCCCTTGGCTTCGGCTTCGATTTGAATTTTGATTTCCTAAGGGCGTTATCTtcagaaaacagaggaaaagCTCGAAGGATTTATCCCGATAAAGATGCCGCTAGTCAGCTAGAGGGATTTTTTGACGAGATCAGTTCACCCTTGCTAGATAAAATCGAATTTCACTATCCCAAAGAACTGGTTGATGAAACCTCGACCACAGCTGTATCATTTGACAGGTACTATCAAGGATCAGAGCTAGTCGTGTGTGGAAAGCTGAACAACTCCAACGACCTCTCAAGGTTATTGACCGTGGACATACGGGGTCACGCTGGTAACAAACCTGTCACGTACTCTTTGTCACGCACACTAAACGATCTAACCGTTCCTCCAAATCAAGTGGTTATTGACGATTTCATTGAGCGACTGTGTGCGTATAAGAAAATCAAAGAGCTGCTTGTCCAATTGTTGGTATCAAATAATAACAGGGAAAAAATTCATCTGAGATCCCGAGCGCTTCAGCTTTCACTGGAGTATAATTTCGTTACACCTCTCACTTCCTTGATAGTTGTTCAATCACAGGAACACGATATCGAACAAAAAGACGTACTTTTCTCGAGAGGGTCAGCGATGGTCTACTCTGGTAGCGGATCAGCAGCACCAGGACCAAACAGTTTTGTGCATACGAGTTCAGCATTTTCCTGTAACCGTATATTCCTCTTTGTCACCTCGTTTTTCCTTGCTCAATTTTTGTTGTACTAG
- the LOC136928624 gene encoding peptide deformylase, mitochondrial-like, with the protein MATISKSNKIFFSLSAFASPLVGTLIKCRQASKWLPGSLRTLLSIDSLQARQVGDPILREEAETVEILTIHSPEFKQMIERMFKVMRKAKGQGIAAPQIGVGLQVIAMEYTGRHIKELKDKGCTDKELQRMGIALVPPRVFINPQVRVIDSTLLAFREGCLSIEGYSALVPRAKEIEISALNLDGQPVTWRTMGWPARIIQHEIDHLKGKLYVDSMMYKSFMKNDWSDYVQK; encoded by the coding sequence ATGGCGACCATAAGTAAAAGTAAtaagatatttttttcactctcAGCATTTGCCAGTCCTCTCGTCGGAACCCTAATAAAATGTCGCCAAGCTTCAAAATGGCTTCCAGGCTCTCTAAGAACTCTTCTAAGCATCGACAGTCTCCAAGCAAGGCAAGTGGGAGACCCAATCTTACGCGAAGAAGCGGAAACGGTCGAGATTTTGACAATCCATTCCCCTGAATTTAAGCAAATGATTGAGCGCATGTTTAAGGTCATGAGAAAGGCGAAGGGTCAGGGGATCGCTGCGCCACAAATAGGGGTTGGGCTTCAGGTAATAGCAATGGAATACACGGGACGACACATCAAAGAGTTGAAAGATAAGGGTTGCACGGACAAAGAACTTCAGCGAATGGGTATTGCACTTGTTCCGCCGAGGGTCTTCATCAATCCTCAAGTAAGAGTCATCGATTCCACATTACTGGCGTTCCGAGAGGGATGTCTAAGTATTGAAGGATATTCGGCTTTGGTTCCTCGAGCCAAAGAGATTGAAATTTCTGCTCTAAATTTGGATGGTCAACCAGTCACGTGGAGGACAATGGGATGGCCAGCGAGAATTATTCAGCACGAAATTGACCATCTTAAGGGAAAATTGTACGTGGACTCTATGATGTACAAGTCTTTCATGAAAAATGACTGGAGTGACTATGTACAGAAATAG
- the LOC136928623 gene encoding uncharacterized protein, translated as MASVEGLPDRVLLWSDNEAKEKQAQQVGNSTCGATAALNVLKLLGKTAELNAAIEAVNTNLRDLEAPLPQYLLSRSVAGTTHHYLIDGLHKLTDGEVIGRFFHMYPERDFDLLKWLKFWLRNKAVPLATLNCQKVPLRNGVIPDAWHHQVIYGVTENGIHLLNPQEICPVGVLTKQLCSESVLLIRHQDVLQRWSDTDDYSCWNSKGARWNELDVRGQIAHLIKEQTLLLLHGSKIKHRELLTTHITIPAAYESGITLFALKGSEAHKALEDANEFPLLKHVYKEHQNMNAQTTCQKTLTINV; from the exons atggcttccgtAGAGGGCTTGCCCGATAGAGTCCTCTTGTGGAGTGACAATGAGgcgaaagaaaaacaagcacagCAAGTTGGGAATTCAACCTGCGGAGCCACTGCAGCTCTTAACGTACTG AAATTACTTGGAAAGACTGCTGAACTTAATGCTGCAATTGAAGCTGTAAACACAAATCTGAGAGACTTGGAAGCTCCACTGCCACAATACTTGTTATCTCGTAGTGTTGCTGGCACGACTCATCATTACCTCATTGATGGTTTGCACAAATTAACTGATGGCGAAGTTATTGGACGGTTCTTTCACATGTACCCAGAGCGTGATTTTGACCTCTTAAAGTGGTTAAAGTTTTGGCTTCGTAACAAAGCTGTGCCGCTGGCTACCTTGAATTGCCAAAAGGTTCCTTTGCGTAATGGTGTGATTCCAGATGCATGGCATCACCAAGTCATTTATGGTGTAACCGAGAATGGAATACATCTCTTAAACCCTCAAGAAATATGTCCAGTTGGTGTTCTTACTAAACAGTTGTGCAGTGAATCTGTGCTGTTGATCAGGCACCAGGATGTTTTGCAAAGATGGAGTGATACTGATGACTACTCTTGTTGGAACTCCAAGGGAGCAAGGTGGAATGAGCTTGATGTTCGTGGGCAAATTGCTCACCTGATAAAAGAGCAAACCTTACTGCTACTGCATGGAAGTAAAATTAAGCACAGGGAGCTCTTGACGACACATATTACGATTCCTGCAGCTTATGAATCTGGTATTACCTTATTTGCTTTGAAAGGCTCTGAAGCTCATAAGGCCTTGGAAGATGCAAATGAATTCCCTTTGTTaaagcatgtttacaaagaACATCAAAATATGAATGCCCAAACCACTTGTCAAAAAACATTGACTATTAATGTATAA